The genomic DNA AGAACCGCCTGCGGCGGGCCGGGTACTTCAATCCAACGGCGGTCGCGATGCTGGCCAAGAAGTGCCGGCAGAGCCAGGTGCTTGGGTTCAAGGACAACATGGCGCTCGTGGGAATTCTCTCGACGATGCTCCTGCACGATCAATTCGTCGAGAACTTCGCCCCGCGCATCAGCCGGATGCAGGGGAATCTCAGGGAGGAGACCCGGTATGCCGTTGAGGTGTAGGCGCAGGTCCGGCATCGAGCTTCGTCGGGAGAGCGGGCATGTATGACCATCTGTGCGAGATCTACGCCCGCTTCAAGGCAGCGGGGGTTGCGGAGCCCTTCAGGGAGGCCGTGCACCTGCTGGACCTTCTGGGCGACGGTTCCCTCCGGAGGATCGACGCGACGGCGGCCGACGGGATGAGCGAATGCCTGGCCGCAATCGAGCAGAGAGGCAAGGGGACCGTGCCCCTGGAGTACCTCGTCGGCAGGGCGGTGTTCATGGGAAACGTGTTCCACTGCACGCCGGACACCCTCATTCCGACCGAGGACACCGATCTGCTTGTCCGGGTGGTCAGCGAACACGCCCGGGGCGCGACGGCACCCGGCAGGCGCCCGACGATCATCGAGATCGGCACCGGCAGCGGGAACATCGCGATCACTCTGGCGCTGGGGCTGGAAGGCGCGAGGATCCTGGCTTCCGACATCAGCGCCGGCGCGGTCGAGGTGGCGCGGCGCAACGTGGCGAAGCATGGGGTCCAGGACCGCGTCAGCCTGTTCTGCGGAGACATGTTTGCCCCTTTCGCCGATCTGGATTGCCGGGGCGCAGTCGATGTGGTGGTCAGCAATCCCCCCTACATTCCCACATCGTCGCTTGCCAGGCTTTCTTCCGAGATCGTGGATCACGAGCCGCTCGTTGCGCTGGACGGCGGACCCTACGGCATCGACATCTACCGGAAGCTGATCGCCGGTGCCCGGGAATTCCTGTCGCCGCAGGGCGTGCTCGTGTTCGAGATCGGGGAGCGGCAGGAGAAGCTGGTGGAGCGATTGCTCAAGAAGACCGGGGGCTACGGGGACATCGCCTGCCACGAGCGGCAGGGCAGCGTCCGCGTGATGAGCGCCCGGAAGAAAACCTAGGAGATCGCACATGCCCGTCAAGGAGGCGCTTCGCACGTTCATCCTCGAGAACTTTCTGTTCGGCCAGGAGAATCCGGACTTCACGGACGGCGCGTCGCTGCTCGAGAACGGCCTGATCGACTCGACGGGCGTACTGGAGCTCGTGGCCTTCGTCGAGGAGAAGTACGGCATCTCGGTGGCCGACGAGGAGCTGCTCCCCGAGAACTTCGACTCCGTCGACAACCTCGCCAACTACGTCGGCAGGAAGAGTGCGGCCTGACCGGACCGGGGCGGGCCAGGGAGCAGTCGGCGTGAGACAGACCCTCGTCAACCATTTCCTCGAGCACAGCGCCGGGAAGTTCCCGGAGAAGGTCGCGCTGCTCTGTCATGGGCAGCGGCTCACGTACGCGGAGCTGAACGGCAGGGCGGATGCCCTTGCCGCGGCGCTGGCGGGGGCCGGCGTCGTCCGCGGCGACAGGGTCGCGGTGTTCATGGACAACTCCGTCGAGGCCGTGGTGTCCATCTTCGCCACGATGAAAGCCGGGGCGGCCTTCATGGTCGTCAACCCCACGACGAAGGCCGAGAAGCTCGAGTACATCCTGAACAACAGCCGGGCGCGTGTCCTCGTCACGCAGACGCCGCGGCGGGCCGTCGCCAGCCGCGTTTCCAGCCCGCACCTCGAGACGGTCATCCTCGCGGGGAAGGCCGGCGCGGACGTGGCCGCCTTTGCCGGGGCGAGACTCCTTTCCTTCGAGGATGCAGTGGCCGCAGCTCCGGCGGGTGGCCTC from bacterium includes the following:
- the prmC gene encoding peptide chain release factor N(5)-glutamine methyltransferase translates to MYDHLCEIYARFKAAGVAEPFREAVHLLDLLGDGSLRRIDATAADGMSECLAAIEQRGKGTVPLEYLVGRAVFMGNVFHCTPDTLIPTEDTDLLVRVVSEHARGATAPGRRPTIIEIGTGSGNIAITLALGLEGARILASDISAGAVEVARRNVAKHGVQDRVSLFCGDMFAPFADLDCRGAVDVVVSNPPYIPTSSLARLSSEIVDHEPLVALDGGPYGIDIYRKLIAGAREFLSPQGVLVFEIGERQEKLVERLLKKTGGYGDIACHERQGSVRVMSARKKT
- a CDS encoding acyl carrier protein yields the protein MPVKEALRTFILENFLFGQENPDFTDGASLLENGLIDSTGVLELVAFVEEKYGISVADEELLPENFDSVDNLANYVGRKSAA